From Nicotiana tabacum cultivar K326 chromosome 15, ASM71507v2, whole genome shotgun sequence, the proteins below share one genomic window:
- the LOC107780322 gene encoding uncharacterized protein LOC107780322, which produces MVWAAQIVDYLCKNKADVGAAAMDDIGAIHFAAQKGHLEVVRLLVSSGVSVKSYNRKGMTPLHYAAQGSHLELVKYLLKKGTNVNTKNKSGKTPVDMASNEEVASILRQPVTAQSKEAINGEENTVESESKSSSQEKIQSFYGKAVATEEGEIEVEKDESLKRKGDEHETNEKSKETKKAKVSLNHLLTADDNQEDEENL; this is translated from the coding sequence ATGGTCTGGGCTGCCCAGATAGTGGATTATCTCTGCAAGAACAAAGCCGATGTGGGTGCTGCTGCTATGGATGACATAGGTGCAATTCACTTTGCCGCTCAAAAAGGTCATTTGGAGGTTGTTAGGCTTCTGGTTAGTTCTGGAGTGTCCGTCAAATCATACAATCGTAAGGGTATGACTCCCCTTCATTATGCTGCCCAAGGATCTCACCTGGAACTCGTCAAGTATTTGCTGAAGAAAGGTACAAATGTTAATACCAAAAACAAGTCCGGGAAAACCCCTGTTGATATGGCAAGCAATGAAGAAGTCGCCTCCATTTTACGTCAACCTGTAACTGCACAGTCCAAAGAAGCTATAAATGGTGAAGAAAACACGGTTGAATCCGAATCAAAGTCATCCTCTCAGGAGAAGATACAGAGCTTTTATGGCAAAGCTGTTGCAACTGAGGAAGGAGAAATAGAGGTTGAGAAAGATGAATCCCTCAAGAGAAAGGGTGACGAACATGAAACCAACGAGAAATCAAAGGAAACGAAGAAGGCCAAAGTCTCTTTAAATCATCTTCTAACCGCAGATGACAACCAGGAAGATGAAGAAAATCTTTGA